A region of Anguilla anguilla isolate fAngAng1 chromosome 18, fAngAng1.pri, whole genome shotgun sequence DNA encodes the following proteins:
- the LOC118218151 gene encoding uncharacterized protein LOC118218151 isoform X2, which yields MKVEPDFVTFTPAEELQYLRARVQELERDKAEMAEENRRLKDMLMNEIPSLLCSMKQTLSVCTGRASESDFGVADGPGFAQPAPDGSEFVLAAPACARKPERAEFMQAVPGGVPRRADGGAFLQTMAPGAGRLTDDDGGVGGEYVVADDNDDDGGMVCPVVITDEDCHTCSDSACSSPDLPPARDCAELEHRHVTGSDGNHVRQVEVYPGSSVFCEARAWHAAIQAPSPTAMARTLLLGVFDMDTLLHSNLRGGRSRRPTFPNHRAGLDPHKLDAIYSATLAKFPLARKGQIGTGINSKLSEIRFKSRRASREGRYL from the exons ATGAAGGTGGAGCCGGACTTCGTCACCTTCACCCCCGCGGAGGAGCTGCAGTACCTGAGGGCGCGGGTGCAGGAGCTGGAGCGGGACAAGGCCGAAATGGCGGAGGAGAACCGGAGGCTGAAGGACATGCTGATGAACG agattccctctcttctgtgctCCATGAAGCAGACCCTGTCCGTGTGCACTGGCCGGGCGAGCGAGTCGGACTTCGGGGTGGCGGACGGCCCGGGCTTCGCCCAGCCGGCGCCGGACGGGTCCGAGTTCGTCCTGGCGGCGCCGGCCTGCGCCCGGAAGCCGGAGCGGGCCGAGTTCATGCAGGCCGTCCCCGGCGGCGTCCCCCGGCGGGCGGACGGGGGCGCGTTCCTGCAGACGATGGCGCCCGGCGCAGGGAGGCTCACCGACGACGACGGCGGCGTCGGCGGGGAGTACGTGGTCGCCGACGACAACGACGATGACGGGGGCATGGTCTGCCCCGTCGTCATCACGGACGAGGACTGCCACACGTGTTCCGATTCGGCGTGCAGCTCGCCGGACCTCCCCCCAGCCCGGGACTGCGCGGAGCTGGAGCACCGGCACGTTACCGGGAGCGACGGCAACCAC GTGcggcaggtggaggtgtaccCGGGCTCCAGCGTGTTCTGCGAGGCCAGGGCGTGGCACGCGGCCATCCAAGCGCCGTCTCCCACGGCGATGGCGCGGACACTGTTGCTAGGCGTCTTCGACATGGACACCCTGTTGCACAGCAACCTCAGAGGAGGGCGGAGCCGGAGGCCCACCTTCCCCAATCACCGCGCGGGCCTGGACCCCCACAAGCTGGACGCTATTTACA GTGCCACCCTGGCGAAGTTCCCGCTGGCCAGGAAGGGGCAGATAGGCACCGGGATCAACTCCAAGCTGTCGGAGATCAGATTCAAATCCAGGAGGGCCAGCCGGGAAGGGAGATACTTGTGA
- the LOC118218151 gene encoding uncharacterized protein LOC118218151 isoform X1 produces the protein MLEIPETQPPKPEADRRDNECIGQKRSATANRGMKVEPDFVTFTPAEELQYLRARVQELERDKAEMAEENRRLKDMLMNEIPSLLCSMKQTLSVCTGRASESDFGVADGPGFAQPAPDGSEFVLAAPACARKPERAEFMQAVPGGVPRRADGGAFLQTMAPGAGRLTDDDGGVGGEYVVADDNDDDGGMVCPVVITDEDCHTCSDSACSSPDLPPARDCAELEHRHVTGSDGNHVRQVEVYPGSSVFCEARAWHAAIQAPSPTAMARTLLLGVFDMDTLLHSNLRGGRSRRPTFPNHRAGLDPHKLDAIYSATLAKFPLARKGQIGTGINSKLSEIRFKSRRASREGRYL, from the exons GGAATGAAGGTGGAGCCGGACTTCGTCACCTTCACCCCCGCGGAGGAGCTGCAGTACCTGAGGGCGCGGGTGCAGGAGCTGGAGCGGGACAAGGCCGAAATGGCGGAGGAGAACCGGAGGCTGAAGGACATGCTGATGAACG agattccctctcttctgtgctCCATGAAGCAGACCCTGTCCGTGTGCACTGGCCGGGCGAGCGAGTCGGACTTCGGGGTGGCGGACGGCCCGGGCTTCGCCCAGCCGGCGCCGGACGGGTCCGAGTTCGTCCTGGCGGCGCCGGCCTGCGCCCGGAAGCCGGAGCGGGCCGAGTTCATGCAGGCCGTCCCCGGCGGCGTCCCCCGGCGGGCGGACGGGGGCGCGTTCCTGCAGACGATGGCGCCCGGCGCAGGGAGGCTCACCGACGACGACGGCGGCGTCGGCGGGGAGTACGTGGTCGCCGACGACAACGACGATGACGGGGGCATGGTCTGCCCCGTCGTCATCACGGACGAGGACTGCCACACGTGTTCCGATTCGGCGTGCAGCTCGCCGGACCTCCCCCCAGCCCGGGACTGCGCGGAGCTGGAGCACCGGCACGTTACCGGGAGCGACGGCAACCAC GTGcggcaggtggaggtgtaccCGGGCTCCAGCGTGTTCTGCGAGGCCAGGGCGTGGCACGCGGCCATCCAAGCGCCGTCTCCCACGGCGATGGCGCGGACACTGTTGCTAGGCGTCTTCGACATGGACACCCTGTTGCACAGCAACCTCAGAGGAGGGCGGAGCCGGAGGCCCACCTTCCCCAATCACCGCGCGGGCCTGGACCCCCACAAGCTGGACGCTATTTACA GTGCCACCCTGGCGAAGTTCCCGCTGGCCAGGAAGGGGCAGATAGGCACCGGGATCAACTCCAAGCTGTCGGAGATCAGATTCAAATCCAGGAGGGCCAGCCGGGAAGGGAGATACTTGTGA